The following are from one region of the Deltaproteobacteria bacterium genome:
- a CDS encoding MFS transporter yields the protein MTTLGQAAANILASAFGPLAPFLQDDLHISRAEVGLVSTAVFLTAAPSALFGGRAADRVGERQVLILSGLMGALAALAVSWSSGLWSLVLGCLALGLGNGMQNPAGSAAIMRWFPQHQRGLAMGIRQTGVPIGGMLAAGVAPVLALYYGWRSAYLAGGLLSFIGALLVVFAYFDPPRKQAAGATPVRSFRDLMRDRQLLLLALIFNCQVFAQMAATTYFVLFLHETFAVSVVTAGVLFVVVNIAAMIARIGWGLVSDRQFQGKRRPVLVIIIALTVCSTLGAALVPAQTPLWLVGVLAVLFGISAFAWTGILGTLVIEIVGAESAGTAISLVQGLSMPATLLAPPLFGLLADITGSYRTSWLVLTVIGMVGLFSLRWVTEKEVA from the coding sequence ATGACAACCCTGGGACAAGCGGCGGCGAATATCCTCGCCTCAGCGTTTGGGCCGCTTGCGCCCTTTCTCCAAGACGATTTACACATCAGCCGAGCGGAAGTCGGTCTCGTTTCGACAGCTGTGTTTCTCACCGCAGCACCATCTGCCTTGTTTGGGGGACGAGCAGCGGATCGTGTCGGCGAACGGCAGGTATTGATCCTCTCGGGCCTTATGGGCGCGCTCGCAGCACTGGCAGTTTCGTGGAGTAGTGGACTCTGGAGTCTGGTGCTGGGCTGCTTAGCACTCGGATTGGGGAATGGAATGCAAAATCCAGCTGGCAGCGCTGCGATCATGCGTTGGTTTCCGCAACATCAGCGCGGTCTCGCGATGGGTATTCGCCAGACTGGCGTCCCTATCGGTGGGATGCTCGCCGCGGGCGTTGCGCCAGTGCTGGCGTTATATTACGGCTGGCGCTCCGCATATCTCGCAGGCGGCCTGCTATCTTTTATTGGTGCGCTCTTGGTTGTTTTTGCCTACTTTGATCCACCACGGAAGCAGGCAGCGGGCGCCACGCCAGTGCGCTCGTTTCGCGATTTGATGCGCGACCGACAGCTCTTACTCTTAGCGCTGATCTTCAACTGCCAGGTCTTCGCGCAGATGGCCGCGACAACCTATTTTGTCCTCTTTCTGCATGAAACATTTGCGGTCTCGGTCGTCACTGCCGGCGTCCTGTTTGTCGTGGTCAATATCGCCGCAATGATTGCCCGCATTGGGTGGGGGTTAGTGAGCGATCGGCAGTTTCAGGGGAAACGACGTCCTGTCTTGGTCATCATCATTGCCCTCACAGTTTGCAGCACGCTCGGGGCAGCGCTCGTTCCCGCGCAGACACCGCTCTGGCTGGTCGGGGTTCTTGCCGTTCTTTTCGGAATCTCAGCTTTCGCCTGGACCGGGATTCTCGGGACCTTAGTCATTGAAATCGTGGGGGCAGAGTCCGCTGGCACTGCGATCTCACTCGTGCAAGGTCTCTCTATGCCAGCAACACTGCTGGCACCTCCCTTGTTCGGCTTGCTCGCTGACATAACAGGAAGTTATCGTACCTCTTGGCTTGTCTTGACAGTCATCGGCATGGTCGGGTTATTCTCGTTACGATGGGTCACCGAAAAAGAGGTGGCTTGA
- a CDS encoding aminotransferase class I/II-fold pyridoxal phosphate-dependent enzyme — MDFPRIKRLPPYLFAQLDKMKIEARRAGEDIIDFGMGNPDHASPPHVVEKLIEAARKPQNHRYSTSRGIHKLRLAICNWYKRRFGVELDPESEAVVTIGSKEGLSHLALAMLGPGDVAICPSPTYPIHQYSIVIANADLRVVPLVPGSDFFASLESTVRQCWPRPKLLLMSFPHNPTTAVVDLDFFRRVVDFAKENNLFVIHDFAYADLYFDGYQPPSFLQVPGAKDIGVEFFTLSKSYDMPGWRVGFVCGNQEVLGALSRLKSYFDYGIFQPVQIAAIHALNGPQDYVESVRQRYRRRRDVLIDGLDRVGWHIPKPKGTMFVWAEISEQFRHLGSMKFAELLLTEAKVSVSPGIGFGEYGDDYVRFALIENEHRTRQAVRGIRKVFGGVSVPELKKASVG; from the coding sequence ATGGATTTTCCACGCATTAAACGACTTCCTCCCTATTTGTTTGCCCAACTCGATAAAATGAAGATCGAGGCCCGGCGAGCCGGGGAAGATATCATCGACTTTGGCATGGGAAATCCTGACCACGCTTCCCCTCCCCATGTCGTCGAAAAACTCATCGAGGCGGCAAGGAAACCACAAAACCATCGCTATTCGACATCCCGTGGGATTCATAAACTACGGTTGGCGATCTGTAATTGGTATAAGCGCCGCTTTGGCGTAGAACTCGACCCTGAGAGTGAAGCGGTTGTCACTATCGGTTCCAAAGAAGGGCTGTCCCATCTTGCGCTGGCGATGCTTGGGCCAGGCGACGTCGCTATTTGCCCGAGCCCAACCTATCCCATTCATCAGTATTCGATCGTCATCGCCAATGCCGATCTACGTGTGGTTCCCCTCGTGCCGGGCTCTGATTTCTTCGCCTCGCTGGAGAGCACCGTGCGACAATGCTGGCCGCGCCCGAAGCTTTTGCTCATGAGCTTTCCGCATAATCCAACCACCGCGGTAGTTGATCTCGATTTCTTCCGCCGTGTCGTTGATTTTGCCAAAGAGAACAATCTGTTTGTCATTCACGACTTTGCCTATGCCGACCTGTATTTTGATGGCTATCAGCCCCCCAGTTTCCTGCAAGTACCAGGAGCCAAAGACATTGGCGTTGAGTTTTTTACGCTGTCGAAGTCGTACGACATGCCAGGTTGGCGGGTCGGTTTTGTCTGCGGCAACCAGGAAGTTCTCGGGGCACTGTCGCGACTGAAAAGCTATTTCGATTATGGCATTTTTCAGCCGGTGCAGATCGCCGCTATCCATGCGCTCAACGGGCCACAGGATTACGTTGAGAGCGTGCGCCAACGCTATCGTCGGCGACGCGATGTCTTGATCGATGGCTTGGACCGGGTGGGGTGGCACATTCCCAAGCCGAAGGGCACGATGTTTGTGTGGGCAGAAATTTCTGAGCAATTCCGACATCTCGGATCGATGAAGTTTGCAGAACTTCTCCTCACTGAGGCGAAGGTTTCGGTCTCTCCTGGTATTGGTTTTGGTGAATATGGCGATGACTATGTGCGATTCGCGTTGATTGAGAATGAACATCGGACGCGGCAAGCGGTACGTGGTATCCGCAAAGTCTTTGGTGGAGTCAGCGTCCCGGAACTCAAGAAAGCTAGCGTAGGGTAG
- a CDS encoding homoserine dehydrogenase, translated as MPGGEVRLGVIGLGTVGGSVVQLLQRNAVAISKKLGRPVRLVRVASRSLRTKPHPDVGTARVSTDPWDVVTDAEVEIVVELMGGIDPARELILEAIKHGKDVVTANKALLALHGAEVFAAAEAKSVYLGFEAAVAGGIPIIRTLREGLAADRNYALFGIVNGTCNYILTTMSDQGEEFATVLRNAQEQGLAEADPSFDIDGIDAAHKLALLATLAFGVRVPFESVYIEGIRHISQTDVSFAKDFGYTIKLLAIAKDEDGAVDVRVHPTMIPRRSLLAGVGGAYNAIFVQGEALGSSLYFGRGAGGMPTATAVVSDVIEIAHNRSAASEVRVSPLGYAWKDLRLASFRSIDDVVSEYYLRFMAVDRPGVLAKIAGILGEQSISIAAVIQRDRSEGDESVPLVMRTHAARERNLKAALRQVDELPIVQGKSVSIRIEENLG; from the coding sequence ATGCCAGGGGGAGAAGTACGGCTCGGCGTCATTGGCCTTGGCACTGTCGGGGGCAGTGTTGTCCAATTGCTGCAACGCAATGCCGTCGCAATCAGCAAAAAGCTTGGGCGGCCGGTTCGCTTGGTTCGCGTCGCAAGTCGTAGTCTGCGCACGAAACCGCACCCTGATGTGGGCACGGCTCGGGTGAGCACCGACCCGTGGGATGTTGTGACCGATGCTGAAGTCGAGATTGTCGTCGAACTCATGGGTGGTATCGATCCCGCCCGTGAGTTGATTCTCGAAGCGATCAAGCACGGCAAAGATGTGGTTACCGCTAATAAGGCCCTGCTGGCGTTGCACGGGGCGGAAGTGTTTGCCGCGGCTGAAGCGAAGAGTGTATATCTCGGCTTTGAAGCCGCGGTTGCTGGTGGTATCCCGATCATCCGTACGCTACGTGAAGGGTTGGCTGCCGATCGTAACTATGCGCTTTTCGGCATCGTGAATGGCACGTGCAACTACATCTTGACGACGATGAGTGACCAAGGCGAGGAGTTTGCCACCGTTCTCCGTAACGCGCAGGAGCAAGGGTTGGCAGAAGCTGATCCGAGTTTCGATATTGACGGGATCGATGCAGCACACAAATTGGCACTGCTAGCGACGCTGGCGTTTGGCGTGCGTGTCCCATTCGAGTCCGTCTATATCGAGGGCATTCGCCATATCAGTCAGACCGATGTCTCTTTCGCCAAAGATTTTGGCTATACGATCAAGCTTCTTGCTATCGCCAAAGATGAAGACGGTGCGGTTGATGTGCGCGTTCATCCGACGATGATCCCTCGGCGCAGTTTGCTGGCAGGCGTTGGTGGTGCCTACAATGCCATCTTCGTACAAGGTGAGGCACTCGGATCGTCGTTGTATTTTGGTCGTGGGGCAGGGGGGATGCCGACAGCGACTGCAGTTGTTTCTGATGTGATTGAGATTGCTCACAATCGGAGTGCTGCCAGTGAGGTGCGCGTGTCGCCGTTAGGCTACGCGTGGAAGGACCTGCGGTTGGCTTCCTTTCGTTCTATCGATGATGTCGTGAGCGAATACTACTTGCGTTTTATGGCGGTTGATCGTCCTGGCGTTTTAGCCAAGATCGCTGGTATTCTTGGGGAACAGAGCATCAGTATCGCTGCAGTGATCCAGCGCGATCGAAGCGAGGGAGATGAGTCGGTTCCACTAGTGATGCGGACGCATGCGGCCCGAGAGCGCAACTTGAAAGCTGCCTTACGGCAGGTTGATGAACTGCCCATTGTCCAAGGAAAATCCGTCTCGATTCGTATTGAGGAGAATTTGGGATAG
- the thrC gene encoding threonine synthase, which translates to MTDIAFSERTPFPSSVVPTFRAWFACAAGCSGELPINQIIYYCPKCGSLLDVHHDLTALRRRSAPEWKRLFDDRYCRTTYPYGSGVWGKKEMVCPSVEDSNVVSMYEGATNLFWAERLGKQVGLEDLWVKQCGNSHTGSFKDLGMTVLVSMVKQMIAEGTKIPAVACASTGDTSAALAAYCAAAGIPAIVILPRNKVSTAQLIQPLANGALTLSLDTDFDGCMRIVRELCTKENLYLANSMNSLRLEGQKTISLEIVQQCDWAVPDVVVVPGGNLGNISAIGRGFLLMRDLGMIDRLPRLVCAQAQHANPLYRSFQSDFATYKPIRAKKTLASAIQIGDPVSIHRAISTLKAFDSVVEQASEEELADAAALADRTGLFNCPHTGVALAVLFKLLERKWVQRHEKVVVISTAHGLKFTDFKRRYHEGQLRGFTSRHANRPVELPADYGQARDAIYRALEK; encoded by the coding sequence ATGACTGATATCGCATTTTCTGAACGAACGCCGTTCCCTTCATCAGTGGTTCCGACATTCCGCGCCTGGTTTGCGTGTGCCGCGGGCTGTAGTGGTGAGTTGCCAATCAATCAGATCATTTACTATTGCCCGAAGTGTGGCAGTTTGTTGGATGTCCATCATGACCTCACTGCACTGAGGCGCCGTTCAGCGCCTGAATGGAAAAGACTGTTCGATGATCGCTATTGTCGGACGACCTACCCGTATGGAAGTGGTGTGTGGGGGAAGAAAGAAATGGTGTGCCCATCGGTCGAAGACTCCAATGTTGTTTCGATGTACGAAGGAGCCACCAATCTCTTCTGGGCGGAACGACTGGGCAAGCAAGTTGGCCTTGAGGATCTCTGGGTCAAACAGTGTGGGAATTCGCATACCGGTTCATTCAAAGATCTGGGCATGACCGTTTTGGTGTCGATGGTCAAACAGATGATTGCCGAAGGAACCAAAATCCCTGCCGTTGCCTGTGCGTCGACTGGGGATACTTCTGCGGCGCTTGCTGCTTACTGTGCTGCTGCAGGTATTCCCGCCATCGTTATTTTGCCGCGCAATAAAGTCTCGACCGCTCAGCTCATTCAACCCCTGGCCAATGGTGCACTGACGCTGTCGTTGGATACCGACTTCGATGGGTGTATGCGGATTGTGCGTGAGCTGTGTACCAAAGAGAATCTCTACCTGGCCAATTCCATGAATAGTCTCCGTTTGGAAGGGCAGAAGACCATTTCCTTGGAAATCGTGCAACAGTGTGATTGGGCTGTCCCCGATGTGGTGGTTGTCCCTGGCGGAAACCTTGGCAATATCTCTGCTATCGGGCGCGGCTTTTTGCTCATGCGAGATCTCGGCATGATCGATCGGTTGCCTCGGTTGGTGTGTGCCCAAGCGCAACACGCCAATCCGCTCTACCGCAGTTTCCAGTCCGATTTTGCTACTTATAAACCGATCCGTGCAAAAAAGACGCTCGCTTCAGCGATTCAAATTGGCGACCCGGTCAGTATCCATCGCGCGATATCGACCTTGAAAGCGTTCGATAGTGTAGTGGAACAAGCGAGTGAAGAAGAATTAGCTGATGCTGCCGCTTTGGCAGATCGCACTGGGCTTTTTAACTGCCCACATACTGGTGTAGCGTTGGCTGTGCTGTTCAAACTGCTGGAGAGAAAATGGGTTCAGCGACATGAGAAAGTCGTGGTGATTTCCACTGCGCACGGCTTGAAGTTCACTGACTTCAAGCGTCGCTATCATGAGGGGCAACTCCGTGGATTTACTTCTCGACATGCGAACCGACCAGTTGAGTTGCCAGCAGATTATGGGCAGGCACGGGATGCGATTTATCGGGCACTTGAAAAATAG
- a CDS encoding cofactor-independent phosphoglycerate mutase encodes MKYIVLQGDGMADWPIAELGNKTPLEYARTPNMDRIASLGVLGMAHTIPEGYPSGSDVGTMSLLGYDPRQYHTGRSPIEAASMGVELSPTDIAFRCNLVTLGTGANNEETMVDFSSGHITSEEAAELIRAVNAELGTDDISFYPGVSYRHLMVWHGGKEKMQTTPPHDITDQPTANYFPAGEGSERLCDLMQRSRTILAGHPVNKKRQQNGKRPASTIWLWGQGRRPAVPTIKERFGCEGSVISAVDLVRGIGVLAGLEVILVPGATGFLDTNYLGKAQYGLAELRKKDFLFLHVEATDEAGHMGAPDKKVQALEDFDQKVVGTILDGLREFPEWRVLLMPDHATPCAIKTHSDDPVPFAILSSDDMKRGVQKPVCYNETSAKETGIVVREAWQILDRFVRGEAVSA; translated from the coding sequence ATGAAATACATAGTACTCCAAGGTGATGGCATGGCCGATTGGCCGATTGCTGAACTCGGCAACAAAACCCCACTGGAATACGCTCGTACCCCGAATATGGATCGTATCGCCTCACTGGGTGTGCTGGGAATGGCGCATACGATTCCTGAGGGGTATCCCTCAGGGAGTGATGTCGGGACCATGAGCCTTCTCGGTTATGACCCCCGCCAATACCATACTGGGCGCTCGCCGATTGAAGCCGCCAGTATGGGTGTGGAACTGAGTCCAACCGACATTGCGTTTCGTTGTAACTTGGTCACGCTTGGTACTGGTGCCAACAACGAAGAAACAATGGTCGACTTTTCCTCTGGTCATATCACCAGTGAAGAAGCAGCGGAGTTGATTCGTGCGGTCAACGCCGAGCTGGGAACAGACGACATTTCCTTCTACCCAGGTGTGAGTTACCGTCATCTGATGGTGTGGCACGGTGGCAAAGAAAAAATGCAGACCACGCCACCGCACGATATTACCGACCAACCAACGGCAAATTATTTCCCGGCTGGTGAAGGCAGTGAGCGTTTGTGCGACCTCATGCAACGCTCGCGAACGATTCTGGCCGGTCATCCGGTCAACAAAAAGCGGCAACAGAATGGAAAAAGACCAGCCTCGACAATTTGGTTGTGGGGCCAGGGACGACGCCCTGCGGTGCCGACGATCAAAGAGCGGTTTGGTTGCGAGGGGTCAGTCATTTCTGCGGTTGACCTCGTGCGTGGGATTGGGGTGCTGGCTGGACTCGAAGTGATTCTCGTTCCTGGAGCGACCGGATTTCTTGATACGAATTATCTAGGCAAAGCGCAGTATGGTCTCGCCGAATTGCGGAAAAAGGATTTCCTCTTTTTGCATGTCGAAGCGACAGATGAGGCTGGGCACATGGGGGCACCGGATAAGAAGGTGCAAGCGCTCGAAGATTTCGACCAAAAAGTCGTGGGCACGATTCTCGATGGACTGCGTGAATTCCCTGAATGGCGCGTACTTTTGATGCCTGACCATGCGACTCCGTGTGCGATCAAGACGCATTCCGACGATCCCGTGCCGTTTGCTATACTTTCCTCAGACGATATGAAACGCGGAGTGCAAAAACCTGTGTGTTACAACGAAACCAGTGCCAAAGAAACCGGGATCGTTGTTCGTGAAGCGTGGCAGATTCTTGACCGCTTTGTTCGTGGGGAAGCCGTCTCTGCTTAA
- the glpX gene encoding class II fructose-bisphosphatase: MDRNLALEVVRVTEAAALASAELMGRGDEAAVDEAAAVAMYKLFPDVDFNGRIVIGEGEADLIPVLYVGETLGTGKGPEIEVALDALEGATSCATGGPNTISVVAIAEHGGFLRCPQHVYMEKIAVGPAGKGVINLDKSVKENLFALADAKKVRVETLTVVLLDRPRHEQLITELRQTGVRVRLISDGDLSAALATTREDTGVDMLVGTGGAAQGIMAAAALYCLGGDIQCRFRPRNQEEADQLRRMEIYDFHKKYTIKDMVSGNVMFAATGITNGEYLKGVRFFRGGAATNSVVMRSKTHTIRFMETFHHFDVHPEY; encoded by the coding sequence ATGGATCGCAACTTAGCTCTGGAAGTTGTGCGAGTAACCGAGGCTGCGGCATTAGCTTCTGCGGAACTGATGGGGCGCGGCGACGAAGCTGCAGTGGACGAGGCCGCTGCGGTAGCAATGTACAAATTGTTTCCTGATGTCGATTTCAATGGCCGTATTGTCATTGGCGAAGGGGAAGCCGATCTGATCCCTGTCCTCTATGTTGGTGAAACTCTAGGAACAGGGAAAGGACCAGAGATCGAAGTTGCACTGGACGCGCTTGAAGGGGCGACATCGTGTGCTACAGGCGGTCCCAATACCATCTCGGTTGTGGCGATCGCTGAACATGGTGGTTTTCTGCGCTGTCCACAACATGTGTACATGGAAAAGATTGCTGTCGGCCCGGCTGGCAAAGGCGTGATTAATCTCGACAAGTCTGTGAAAGAGAACCTGTTTGCCTTGGCCGATGCGAAGAAAGTGCGGGTTGAAACGCTAACGGTCGTGTTGCTTGATCGTCCGCGCCATGAACAGTTAATTACTGAGCTGCGCCAAACCGGTGTCCGTGTCAGACTGATCAGCGATGGCGATCTCTCTGCGGCATTGGCGACCACACGCGAAGATACGGGTGTCGATATGCTCGTAGGGACTGGAGGGGCGGCACAAGGGATTATGGCGGCAGCGGCGCTGTATTGCCTTGGTGGGGATATTCAGTGTCGCTTTCGGCCGCGGAATCAAGAAGAGGCTGACCAGCTTCGGCGAATGGAAATTTACGATTTTCACAAAAAGTACACGATCAAGGATATGGTCAGTGGCAATGTCATGTTTGCCGCGACAGGAATCACGAACGGTGAATATCTGAAAGGTGTCCGTTTCTTTCGTGGTGGTGCGGCAACGAATTCTGTCGTGATGCGGTCGAAGACCCACACGATCCGTTTCATGGAAACCTTCCATCATTTTGACGTGCATCCGGAGTATTAA
- a CDS encoding crotonase — MAYENIVFEKDGAIAVLTVNRPKSLNALNPATVREIGACVESVRNDSSIRCLIITGAGDRAFVAGADISAMVTMSATEGKTFSAHGLGVMRSLETLPIPVIAAVNGFALGGGTELALACDLIIAADKAKFGQPEINLGIIPGFGGTQRLARRIGLPLARELIYSGDMIDAETALRYGLANKVVPLAELMNEAKAVAKKLASKPPIAIQQAKEAINAGIDMDLDNGSRFENEAFALTFSTADKVEGMTAFLEKRDAKFTGK; from the coding sequence ATGGCGTATGAAAACATTGTGTTCGAGAAAGATGGGGCAATTGCCGTCCTGACGGTCAACCGTCCGAAGAGCTTGAATGCGCTCAATCCCGCGACTGTGCGTGAGATTGGCGCGTGTGTCGAATCGGTGCGAAACGATTCGTCAATTCGTTGTTTGATCATTACCGGCGCTGGCGACCGCGCCTTTGTCGCTGGTGCTGATATTTCGGCGATGGTCACTATGAGTGCGACGGAAGGAAAGACCTTCTCTGCTCATGGACTTGGCGTCATGCGCTCGCTTGAAACTCTACCGATTCCGGTGATTGCTGCGGTCAATGGCTTTGCACTGGGTGGTGGAACTGAACTTGCTCTTGCGTGTGATTTGATTATTGCTGCAGATAAAGCAAAATTTGGGCAGCCAGAAATCAATCTGGGCATCATTCCCGGATTTGGTGGCACGCAACGTCTGGCTCGTCGTATCGGACTGCCGCTCGCTCGTGAGTTGATCTACAGCGGCGATATGATCGATGCTGAGACCGCGCTTCGTTATGGCTTAGCCAATAAAGTTGTGCCATTGGCAGAACTCATGAACGAAGCCAAAGCAGTAGCGAAGAAACTGGCTTCCAAGCCGCCGATTGCGATTCAACAGGCGAAAGAAGCCATCAACGCCGGTATCGACATGGACCTTGATAATGGCAGCCGTTTCGAGAATGAGGCTTTTGCTTTGACATTCTCGACCGCTGACAAAGTCGAAGGTATGACCGCCT